Proteins encoded together in one Eublepharis macularius isolate TG4126 chromosome 2, MPM_Emac_v1.0, whole genome shotgun sequence window:
- the RIOX1 gene encoding ribosomal oxygenase 1, whose translation MEELLGPRVSALSAYRSAALREEPHKPPAHRLSASPRNQKVKKRRPKKPPRGARPLSSGAAHGQPPGDSRLVLAVVTAAKSRRVKLRSRRRVLQETREQSLEAGDSAPAAEMDKKGRASARCLQAGSSLRRLLGELGGVPHSRAQAARLLEWLVAPLSPQSFFEQHWEKQPLLLRRGNPAYYQGLFSTAEFDAILRDHEVQFGVNLDVTSYEDGRRETHNPLGRALPAVVWDFYRNGCSLRMLNPQAFSTTVWRFLSLLQEQFGSMVGANTYLTPAGTQGFAPHYDDIEAFVVQLEGKKHWRVYSPRKEAEVLPQFSSSNLTQNEIGEPILETVLEAGDLLYFPRGFIHQGDCLPEAHSLHMTVSSFQRNSWGDLLEKLLPAALQMAIEEDVEFRQGLPIDYLEYTGVLNSDVIDPRRTAFIKKVHALIAKLINYAPVDAAVDQKAKDFFHDCLPPVLTESEKACSVYGLPARWENGDVQDVDVPFRENTKVRLLRYGIVRLCNGGDKMLLYYTTENSRVYHKEEPKYCEIEPEYTDGIEFLLSSYPNYVSVKALPCDTLDDKIALATVLFEKGLLITKSPLFSV comes from the coding sequence ATGGAGGAGTTGCTGGGGCCGCGCGTGTCCGCGCTCTCGGCTTACCGTTCGGCGGCCCTACGCGAAGAGCCACATAAGCCGCCGGCCCACAGGCTGTCCGCCTCCCCAAGAAACCAGAAGGTAAAGAAGCGGCGCCCGAAGAAGCCACCGCGCGGGGCTCGCCCACTTTCTTCGGGGGCCGCCCATGGGCAGCCGCCCGGAGACTCCCGCCTGGTTCTGGCGGTGGTCACAGCGGCAAAGAGCCGGAGGGTGAAGCTGCGCTCCCGCCGCAGGGTGCTGCAGGAGACGCGGGAACAGAGCCTGGAGGCGGGCGACTCAGCCCCGGCGGCGGAGATGGACAAGAAGGGGCGCGCTTCCGCCCGGTGTCTTCAGGCGGGCTCCTCGCTCCGGCGCCTCTTGGGGGAGCTGGGGGGAGTCCCGCACAGCCGGGCGCAGGCGGCCAGACTCTTGgagtggctggtggctccgcTCTCCCCGCAGAGCTTCTTCGAGCAGCACTGGGAGAAGCAGCCCCTCCTGCTCCGCCGGGGCAACCCGGCCTATTACCAGGGGCTCTTCTCCACCGCCGAGTTCGACGCCATTCTGCGCGACCACGAGGTCCAGTTCGGAGTCAACCTGGACGTGACCAGCTACGAAGACGGGAGGAGGGAGACGCACAACCCGCTGGGCAGGGCCCTGCCGGCCGTGGTGTGGGACTTCTACCGGAACGGCTGCTCGCTGCGGATGCTGAACCCCCAGGCCTTTTCCACCACTGTCTGGCGCTTCCTCTCCCTCCTGCAGGAGCAATTCGGCAGCATGGTGGGAGCCAACACTTACCTCACCCCTGCGGGCACCCAGGGCTTTGCCCCCCACTATGATGACATCGAGGCTTTTGTAGTCCAGCTGGAAGGGAAGAAGCACTGGCGAGTGTACAGCCCCAGGAAAGAGGCGGAGGTGTTGCCCCAGTTTTCCAGCAGCAACTTGACTCAGAATGAGATTGGGGAGCCCATTCTGGAAACCGTGTTAGAGGCAGGGGACCTGCTCTATTTTCCTCGTGGGTTCATTCATCAAGGAGATTGCCTCCCAGAAGCCCATTCCCTCCACATGACTGTCTCCTCCTTCCAGAGAAACTCCTGGGGAGACCTGTTGGAAAAACTCCTCCCTGCAGCTTTGCAGATGGCCATTGAAGAGGACGTGGAGTTTCGCCAGGGTCTCCCCATAGACTATCTGGAATACACTGGAGTCCTGAACTCAGATGTGATTGATCCTCGTAGGACTGCCTTCATTAAAAAAGTACATGCTCTGATCGCTAAACTAATAAACTATGCACCAGTTGATGCAGCAGTGGATCAAAAAGCCAAGGATTTTTTTCATGACTGCCTCCCTCCAGTGCTGACTGAGAGTGAAAAGGCATGCAGTGTATATGGACTTCCCGCACGATGGGAGAATGGAGATGTCCAAGATGTTGATGTCCCATTCCGTGAAAATACAAAGGTACGGTTGCTTCGATATGGGATTGTAAGGTTGTgcaatggaggagacaaaatgttGCTGTATTATACCACAGAAAATTCAAGGGTGTATCATAAGGAGGAACCCAAGTATTGTGAAATAGAGCCGGAGTATACAGATGGTATTGAATTTTTGCTGTCTTCTTACCCCAATTATGTCAGTGTAAAAGCCCTTCCATGTGACACCTTGGATGATAAGATCGCTTTAGCTACCGTTTTGTTTGAAAAGGGATTGCTGATTACTAAGAGCCCTCTGTTTTCTGTGTAA